A genomic segment from Nematostella vectensis chromosome 6, jaNemVect1.1, whole genome shotgun sequence encodes:
- the LOC125568045 gene encoding transcription initiation factor IIB-like: MEEQTVERMAEDQSPPPYNIPDGPVPEINVPILVSGFVLFDRALAKYETSRASLEDEGSSNALCNHDDLVTENGVTSCLECGEQMQRVIAHEREWRFYGHSDGKRSSNPSRVQVRRSEDRNIDKDVENMGFSGVIVAKANEIYTQVTKGQIFRGGPRKAIVFACIYYAYKMSGKCQTPKTLMETFGLSKKSCLKGLKIFSVNVPKDYLLHGTSPTVVDHIRDVMDKFSASPAQKGEVVQLYYRSKNRSSKLNRARPQSFAAALTYYWVRLKGVDVTLKNFSGRAGLSELTVGRGAREVATVLGTPNVV, encoded by the coding sequence ATGGAGGAACAAACGGTTGAACGTATGGCTGAAGATcagtcaccaccaccatataaTATCCCCGACGGACCGGTGCCCGAGATTAACGTCCCCATTCTCGTGTCGGGATTTGTGCTGTTTGACCGGGCCCTCGCCAAATACGAGACTAGTAGAGCCTCCTTGGAAGACGAGGGTAGTAGTAACGCCCTTTGCAATCATGACGACCTAGTCACAGAAAACGGGGTCACTAGTTGCTTAGAGTGCGGGGAACAGATGCAGCGCGTGATCGCGCACGAAAGGGAATGGCGTTTTTACGGACATTCCGACGGCAAACGGTCTTCGAATCCAAGTCGGGTCCAGGTACGTAGGTCTGAGGATAGAAATATTGACAAGGATGTGGAAAACATGGGTTTTAGTGGGGTAATTGTAGCCAAAGCTAACGAGATATACACTCAGGTGACGAAAGGCCAGATTTTTCGCGGCGGCCCACGGAAGGCGATCGTCTTTGCGTGTATCTACTACGCCTACAAGATGTCCGGTAAGTGTCAGACACCGAAAACCTTGATGGAGACTTTTGGATTGAGCAAGAAGAGTTGCCTTAAGGGTCTAAAAATCTTTAGTGTTAACGTGCCTAAAGATTACTTACTACACGGAACGTCTCCCACCGTCGTGGATCACATTCGCGACGTGATGGACAAATTCTCAGCGTCCCCCGCACAGAAGGGAGAGGTGGTCCAGCTCTACTACAGATCTAAGAACCGCTCTTCCAAGTTGAATCGCGCTCGCCCACAATCCTTCGCGGCTGCTTTAACCTATTACTGGGTACGGCTAAAGGGGGTCGATGTTACTCTTAAAAATTTCTCCGGGAGGGCCGGCCTCTCCGAGTTGACCGTCGGTAGGGGGGCGAGGGAAGTGGCTACAGTCCTAGGTACGCCCAACGTGGTGTGA
- the LOC116609457 gene encoding ankyrin repeat domain-containing protein 50-like, with the protein MKEAAGNGHIGVVKLLKGWGATGFDDAMASAAFGGHAGIVKLCKGWGAENVNFAMAYAARGGQVGVVKLCKKLGAKNFHWAMEEAAWRGHIEIVRLLKGWGAASFEHAMMGAAEHGHIGIVKLCKEWSATGFSDAMGSPARNGHIEIVKLLKGWGATNFNHAMACAAVGGHTEIVKLCKKWGATRFNDAMVHAARRGHAEIVKMCKEWGATNLGTAMWCAMSGGHVRVAAMCRGWLPTWGAIHEELFKYHHKRRFLRDLEDELLPKTWHPDRFWDWCLDEQEKEMLEECFGG; encoded by the coding sequence ATGAAGGAGGCGGCGGGTAACGGTCACATCGGAGTCGTCAAGCTACTCAAGGGATGGGGTGCTACGGGCTTTGACGATGCTATGGCGTCTGCGGCGTTTGGTGGCCATGCCGGGATCGTCAAGTTGTGTAAAGGGTGGGGTGCGGAGAACGTTAACTTTGCTATGGCGTACGCGGCGAGAGGTGGACAAGTTGGGGTTGTCAAGTTGTGTAAAAAGTTGGGCGCGAAGAATTTCCATTGGGCCATGGAGGAGGCGGCTTGGAGAGGTCACATTGAGATTGTCAGGCTGCTCAAGGGGTGGGGGGCGGCGAGTTTCGAACATGCTATGATGGGCGCGGCTGAGCACGGCCACATCGGGATCGTTAAATTGTGTAAAGAGTGGAGCGCGACGGGCTTCAGCGACGCCATGGGTAGCCCGGCGAGGAACGGTCACATCGAAATCGTCAAGCTACTCAAGGGGTGGGGTGCTACAAACTTTAACCACGCTATGGCGTGTGCGGCGGTTGGTGGCCATACCGAGATCGTCAAGTTGTGTAAAAAGTGGGGTGCGACGCGTTTCAACGACGCCATGGTACACGCTGCGCGCCGCGGTCACGCGGAGATTGTGAAGATGTGCAAAGAGTGGGGTGCGACGAATCTCGGTACAGCCATGTGGTGCGCGATGAGTGGAGGTCATGTTAGGGTCGCGGCGATGTGTCGCGGTTGGTTGCCCACCTGGGGCGCGATCCACGAAGAACTGTTCAAGTACCACCACAAACGCAGATTTCTCAGGGACCTTGAGGACGAGCTTTTACCCAAGACTTGGCATCCAGATAGGTTTTGGGATTGGTGTCTTGATGAGCAAGAGAAGGAAATGTTGGAAGAGTGTTTCGGTGGGTAG